One genomic window of Medicago truncatula cultivar Jemalong A17 chromosome 1, MtrunA17r5.0-ANR, whole genome shotgun sequence includes the following:
- the LOC11412455 gene encoding SAP30-binding protein isoform X2 — protein sequence MASKKKQSEGIALLSMYNDNSDDDMEDAEEVNRQGEQDDAAEHAAEEDLTADTYRMTVTDSGNEVTGEGFTPNRLFSPVQEQQRVELKISKSATLTIVDYGHDEVAMSPEPEEGEIDGSGRVMFGDQHHVTNGDLLDRTSSGTAQVLTPNNQANTPQFSETLKSDTVNNDDVIRPDDAELGEADQDEHKSEDPLDKFLPPPPKDKCLEELQRKINKFLEYKKAGKSFNAEVRNRKDYRNPDFLLHAVRYQDIDQIGSCFSKDVFDPHGYDSSDFYDQIEADMRRESDRKEQEKKKAQNQKVDFTSGGTQPGIVLGAPRISMPVAGGSAATTGGLHLVPPTADSINRDGRQNKKSKWDK from the exons ATGGCATCAAAGAAGAAACAATCGGAAGGAATCGCTTTGTTATCCATGTACAACGACAACAGCGACGACGATATGGAAGACGCTGAAGAAGTGAATCGCCAGGGGGAGCAAGATGACGCCGCTGAACACGCGGCGGAGGAAGATTTGACTGCCGATACGTATAGAATGACCGTTACTGATTCCGGAAACGAAGTTACCGGCGAGGGTTTTACTCCGAATAGATTGTTTTCTCCGGTGCAAGAGCAACAACGGGTGGAATTGAAGATTAGTAAGAGTGCCACGCTTACGATAGTTGATTATGGTCATGATGAAGTAGCAATGTCACCTGAACCtgag GAGGGAGAGATAGATGGTAGTGGTAGAGTTATGTTTGGGGACCAACATCATGTAACCAATG GCGATTTGCTAGATAGAACATCATCAGGAACAGCACAAGTTTTGACACCTAACAATCAAGCTAACACTCCCCAATTTTCGGAGACATTGAAATCTGATACCGTGAATAATGACGATGTGATTAGACCTGATGATGCAGAGCTTGGAGAAGCAGATCAAGATGAGCATAAATCTGAAGATCCATTGGATAAATTTCTTCCTCCTCCACCCAAAGATAAATGTTTAGAGGAGCTACAA agaaaaataaataaatttctggAGTATAAGAAGGCAGGAAAAAGTTTTAATGCAGAAGTTCGCAACAGGAAGGACTACCGAAACCCTGACTTCTTACTGCATGCTGTGAGGTACCAGGATATTGATCAAATAGGGTCTTGTTTCAGCAAAGATGTATTTGATCCTCATGGATATGATTCAAGTGACTTTTATGATCAAATAG AAGCTGATATGAGGCGAGAAAGTGATAGGAAAGAGcaagagaagaagaaagcacAGAACCAAAAGGTTGATTTTACTTCTGGGGGTACACAACCAGGAATTGTGCTTGGTGCTCCCAGGATCAGCATGCCTGTTGCAG GCGGTTCTGCTGCAACTACAGGTGGTTTACATTTGGTGCCTCCTACAGCTGATTCTATTAATCGAGATGGTAGAcagaataaaaaatcaaaatgggaTAAG TGA
- the LOC120579078 gene encoding uncharacterized protein, with protein MSNSTSRFSLSKNNGPNQSDPHNNNNNRLEKSESVKQDIRVNLYELILPRSISGDNLHSLLSSLTPLLAVKFSSKPKIEGSSIESEGKPYFVLEDLWESYNEWSAIGVEVPFKQIDHETVAQYFAPSLSALQLYVEDDQGLKKSSEEKSGLEPSKKTTTKLVYQFFEDERPHERMHLINKVSILAEERPYIKTYRSSDISPCSWFSVAWYPIYGIRAKPTLKNIKAAFLTFHNLSAHFKSKNQPKLHDGDGPLKMPLPIFGLTTDKLKRSILAFPKARESTQLNTLLKAADDWLDSLNVVSHYDHNHFVRHGKQWVEEKKDK; from the exons ATGTCAAACTCTACTAGTCGATTTTCGTTGTCAAAAAACAATGGACCTAACCAATCAGATccacataacaacaacaataatcgGCTGGAGAAATCTGAATCAGTTAAGCAGGACATACGTGTCAACTTGTACGAGTTGATTTTACCGAGATCAATTAGCGGGGACAACCTTCATAGCCTCCTATCCTCACTGACCCCTTTGCTGGCAGTTAAATTTTCATCCAAG CCTAAGATCGAGGGAAGTAGCATTGAATCTGAGGGAAAACCATATTTTGTGCTTGAAGACCTGTGGGAGTCTTATAATGAATGGAGTGCTATCGGCGTGGAGGTGCCCTTTAAACAAATCGACCATGAAACTGTTGCACAGTACTTTGCTCCATCTCTTTCTGCTCTTCAATTGTATGTTGAGGATGATCAAGGATTGAA GAAATCTAGTGAGGAAAAAAGTGGTTTGGAGCCTTCAAAGAAGACAACAACTAAGCTTGTCTATCAATTCTTTGAGGACGAACGTCCACATGAACGCATGCATCTGATTAATAAG GTTTCAATTCTTGCTGAGGAGCGTCCTTATATAAAAACCTACAGGAGCTCTGATATATCACCATGCAGTTGGTTTTCTGTGGCATG GTATCCAATTTATGGGATCCGCGCCAAACCAACGCTTAAAAACATAAAAGCAGCATTTCTAACCTTTCACAATCTATCTGCTCACTTTAAAA GCAAAAATCAACCAAAGTTGCATGATGGAGATGGACCGCTGAAAATGCCTCTTCCAATTTTTGGCCTAACTACTGATAAGCTGAAAAGGTCAATTTTGGCTTTTCCGAAAGCACGTGAATCAACTCAACTGAACACTTTGTTGAAGGCTGCCGATGATTGGTTAGACAGTTTGAATGTTGTCAGCCATTATGATCACAACCATTTTGTTAGGCATGGTAAGCAGTGGgtggaagaaaagaaagacaagtAA
- the LOC11417088 gene encoding uncharacterized protein, which produces MSNSTSRFSMSKNNGSNQLGPQNNKKKRLQKSKLVRQDSCVNLYESTLSDPVIENNLNSLLSSLTPLVAVKFSSEIEGSSTVSQRKPYFVLEDLWESYNEWNAFGVEVPLVLNNHENVTQYFVPSLSALQLYVEDDQGLKKSGFAPSNETTTKLIFEYFEIVCPYLRMPLINKVSDLAKEHPGIKNYRSSDISPCSWFSVAWYPIYGIPAGSTLNNLNTAFLTFYNLSTHPKSKNQLKLQDESLKMPIPIFGITTYNLEGSILTLPKAAKSDEMNSLLKAADVWLKSLKVELHQDYNFFVKDGKQWVGE; this is translated from the exons ATGTCAAACTCTACTAGTAGATTTTCCATGTCAAAAAACAATGGATCTAACCAATTGGGtccacaaaataacaaaaaaaaacggcTGCAAAAATCCAAATTGGTTAGACAAGACTCATGTGTCAACTTGTATGAGTCGACATTATCGGACCCTGTTATTGAGAATAACCTTAATAGCCTCTTATCCTCACTGACCCCTTTGGTGGCTGTCAAATTTTCATCCGAG ATCGAGGGAAGTAGCACTGTATCTCAGAGAAAACCATATTTTGTGCTTGAAGACCTGTGGGAGTCTTATAATGAATGGAATGCTTTTGGTGTGGAGGTGCCCCTTGTACTAAACAACCATGAAAACGTGACACAATACTTTGTTCCATCTCTTTCTGCTCTTCAATTGTATGTTGAGGATGATCAAGGATTGAA GAAAAGTGGTTTTGCGCCTTCAAATGAGACAACAACTAAGTTGATCTTTGAATATTTTGAGATAGTTTGTCCATATTTACGCATGCCTCTAATTAATAAG GTTTCAGATCTTGCTAAGGAGCATCCTGGTATAAAAAACTATAGGAGCTCTGATATATCACCATGTAGTTGGTTTTCTGTGGCATG GTATCCGATTTACGGGATCCCTGCTGGATCAACACTTAATAACTTAAACACAGCATTTCTCACATTTTATAATCTATCAACTCACCCTAAAT ctaaaaatcaattaaagttGCAAGATGAATCCTTGAAGATGCCTATTCCTATTTTTGGCATAACTACTTATAACCTGGaagggtcaattttgactctTCCGAAAGCAGCAAAATCAGATGAAATGAACTCTTTGTTGAAGGCTGCCGATGTTTGGTTAAAGAGTTTGAAGGTTGAGCTTCATCAAGACTACAACTTTTTTGTTAAGGATGGTAAACAGTGGGTAGGAGAATAG
- the LOC11412455 gene encoding SAP30-binding protein isoform X1, with product MASKKKQSEGIALLSMYNDNSDDDMEDAEEVNRQGEQDDAAEHAAEEDLTADTYRMTVTDSGNEVTGEGFTPNRLFSPVQEQQRVELKISKSATLTIVDYGHDEVAMSPEPEEGEIDGSGRVMFGDQHHVTNGDLLDRTSSGTAQVLTPNNQANTPQFSETLKSDTVNNDDVIRPDDAELGEADQDEHKSEDPLDKFLPPPPKDKCLEELQRKINKFLEYKKAGKSFNAEVRNRKDYRNPDFLLHAVRYQDIDQIGSCFSKDVFDPHGYDSSDFYDQIEADMRRESDRKEQEKKKAQNQKVDFTSGGTQPGIVLGAPRISMPVAGGSAATTGGLHLVPPTADSINRDGRQNKKSKWDKVDGDRKIPLPSVGQDSVSTAGANAAVLSATNAGSGYMLFAQQKRREAEERRSSERRLERRS from the exons ATGGCATCAAAGAAGAAACAATCGGAAGGAATCGCTTTGTTATCCATGTACAACGACAACAGCGACGACGATATGGAAGACGCTGAAGAAGTGAATCGCCAGGGGGAGCAAGATGACGCCGCTGAACACGCGGCGGAGGAAGATTTGACTGCCGATACGTATAGAATGACCGTTACTGATTCCGGAAACGAAGTTACCGGCGAGGGTTTTACTCCGAATAGATTGTTTTCTCCGGTGCAAGAGCAACAACGGGTGGAATTGAAGATTAGTAAGAGTGCCACGCTTACGATAGTTGATTATGGTCATGATGAAGTAGCAATGTCACCTGAACCtgag GAGGGAGAGATAGATGGTAGTGGTAGAGTTATGTTTGGGGACCAACATCATGTAACCAATG GCGATTTGCTAGATAGAACATCATCAGGAACAGCACAAGTTTTGACACCTAACAATCAAGCTAACACTCCCCAATTTTCGGAGACATTGAAATCTGATACCGTGAATAATGACGATGTGATTAGACCTGATGATGCAGAGCTTGGAGAAGCAGATCAAGATGAGCATAAATCTGAAGATCCATTGGATAAATTTCTTCCTCCTCCACCCAAAGATAAATGTTTAGAGGAGCTACAA agaaaaataaataaatttctggAGTATAAGAAGGCAGGAAAAAGTTTTAATGCAGAAGTTCGCAACAGGAAGGACTACCGAAACCCTGACTTCTTACTGCATGCTGTGAGGTACCAGGATATTGATCAAATAGGGTCTTGTTTCAGCAAAGATGTATTTGATCCTCATGGATATGATTCAAGTGACTTTTATGATCAAATAG AAGCTGATATGAGGCGAGAAAGTGATAGGAAAGAGcaagagaagaagaaagcacAGAACCAAAAGGTTGATTTTACTTCTGGGGGTACACAACCAGGAATTGTGCTTGGTGCTCCCAGGATCAGCATGCCTGTTGCAG GCGGTTCTGCTGCAACTACAGGTGGTTTACATTTGGTGCCTCCTACAGCTGATTCTATTAATCGAGATGGTAGAcagaataaaaaatcaaaatgggaTAAG GTGGATGGTGATCGGAAAATTCCTCTGCCCTCTGTGGGGCAGGATTCTGTATCTACAGCAGGGGCTAATGCAGCAGTGTTATCTGCTACTAATGCTGGCAGTGGATACATGCTATTTGC GCAACAAAAACGACGAGAGGCAGAGGAGAGAAGGTCTAGTGAAAGGAGGTTGGAGAGAAGATCCTGA
- the LOC25484749 gene encoding uncharacterized protein: protein MEGITASAYKGLKEYWQRKGYKRINGSSRRRRRTSKVELGSTQTRKGRFWRWKIKLSPKIRINRIRIPSPKKMLLRARDAYVNMMLGLANSRVMTVSGSASGFGGALPTGFTADSGFKRAPPKEYDEKMILQVYKSILMGHGNLEVACRQ, encoded by the coding sequence atggaAGGAATCACTGCTAGTGCATACAAGGGTTTAAAGGAGTATTGGCAAAGAAAGGGATACAAAAGAATAAATGGATCGAgccgaagaagaagaagaacaagcaAAGTTGAACTTGGAAGCACTCAAACCCGAAAAGGTCGATTTTGGAGGTGGAAGATCAAACTATCACCTAAGATCCGAATCAACAGAATCAGAATCCCTTCCCCTAAGAAGATGTTGCTTAGGGCAAGAGATGCATATGTAAATATGATGTTGGGTTTGGCCAACTCACGGGTTATGACCGTGAGTGGCTCCGCCTCTGGATTTGGTGGGGCTCTACCAACAGGATTCACAGCGGATTCTGGTTTTAAAAGAGCCCCACCTAAAGAGTATGATGAGAAGATGATTTTGCAGGTATACAAATCGATTCTCATGGGGCATGGAAACTTAGAAGTTGCTTGCCGGCAGTGA
- the LOC11412468 gene encoding nicotinamide adenine dinucleotide transporter 1, chloroplastic, with protein MSTDSHPPNLYAKGLLCNAGAGAAAGVIAATFVCPLDVIKTRFQVHGTPQLANGSVRGSLIVGSLGQIYHKEGMRGMYRGLAPTVLALLPNWAIYFTMYEQLKRLLSNDESHHLSVGANVVAASGAGAATTMVTNPFWVVKTRLQTQGMRPGVVPYRSTLSALKRIAHEEGIRGMYSGLVPALAGISHVAIQFPTYEKIKFHLANQDNTTVDKLGARDVAIASSVSKIFASTLTYPHEVVRSRLQEQGHHSEKRYSGMTDCIRKVFQQEGLSGFYRGCATNLLRTTPAAVITFTSFEMIHRFLVSLSPSDPQ; from the exons ATGTCTACTGATTCTCATCCACCTAATCTATATGCCAAAGGGCTTCTTTGTAATGCTGGTGCTGGTGCTGCAGCTG GAGTTATTGCTGCTACGTTTGTGTGTCCTTTAGATGTGATTAAAACCAGGTTTCAGGTTCATGGGACTCCTCAGCTTGCTAATGGAAGTGTTAGGG GTAGTCTTATAGTTGGTAGTTTGGGACAGATATatcacaaggaggggatgcgTGGCATGTATCGCGGGCTAGCCCCGACTGTTCTGGCCTTACTTCCAAATTGGGCT ATTTATTTTACCATGTACGAGCAGCTCAAGAGGCTGCTTTCTAATG ATGAAAGCCATCATCTTTCAGTTGGAGCTAATGTGGTAGCTGCTTCAGGTGCCGGAGCTGCAACTACTATGGTTACAAATCCATTTTGGGTTGTCAAAACTAGACTCCAA ACCCAGGGAATGAGACCCGGTGTTGTGCCGTATAGAAGCACACTATCTGCTTTGAAGAGAATAGCTCACGAGGAGGGCATTCGTGGGATGTACAG TGGTCTTGTACCTGCTCTGGCTGGTATCAGTCATGTAGCCATCCAGTTTCCAACATAcgagaaaataaaatttcatttagcAAATCAAG ATAACACAACAGTGGATAAGCTCGGCGCACGTGATGTTGCAATTGCCTCATCAGTCTCCAAAATTTTTGCATCCACGTTGACATATCCTCATGAG GTTGTTCGATCCAGATTGCAAGAACAAGGACACCACTCAGAGAAGCGATACTCTGGTATGACAGACTGCATTAGAAAGGTATTTCAACAAGAGGGACTTTCTGGATTTTACCGTGGGTGTGCCACCAATCTTCTGAGGACAACCCCAGCTGCCGTAATCACATTCACCAGTTTTGAAATGATACACCGTTTTCTAGTTTCTCTTTCCCCTTCTGACCCACAATAG